One part of the Flavobacterium johnsoniae UW101 genome encodes these proteins:
- a CDS encoding sodium-translocating pyrophosphatase, producing MNAFMIYLPIVMAVLGLLFMGIKRTWVLKQDAGDGKMKEISDYIYEGALAFLKAEYKLLTIFVIIASLALAGITFIPGVKTHLLIVIAFIFGALFSAYAGNIGMKIATKTNVRTTQAARTSLPQALKVSFGGGTVMGLGVAGLAVLGLTAFFIIFFNLFSGGVWKDTETMTVVLETLAGFSLGAESIALFARVGGGIYTKAADVGADLVGKVEAGIPEDDPRNPATIADNVGDNVGDVAGMGADLFGSYVATVLAAMVLGNYVIKDMGGSINDAFGGIGPILLPMAIAGFGILFSIIGTTLVKISDDNAKEAQVQKALNIGNWVSIVLTAVACFFLVQHMLPETMQMSFFGEGSKAISSMRVFYATLVGLVVGGAISSVTEYYTGLGTKPVMAIVQKSSTGAGTNVIAGLATGMISTFPTVLLFAVAIWISYALAGFYGVALAASAMMATTAMQLAIDAFGPISDNAGGIAEMSELPKEVRTRTDILDSVGNTTAATGKGFAIASAALTSLALFAAYVTFTGIDGINIFKAPVLAMLFVGGMIPVVFSALAMNSVGKAAMDMVYEVRRQFKEIPGIMEGTGKPEYGKCVEISTKAALREMMLPGILTIGFPIAIVLLGKLVYSDNNQLIAEMLGGYMAGVTVSGVLWAVFQNNAGGAWDNAKKSFEAGVMINGEMTYKGSDAHKAAVTGDTVGDPFKDTSGPSMNILIKLTCLIGLVIAPILGEGHSPSDIAGKASCCAKIEMHAGVSKCGDMSGMTKEECIKMCKEKGCSPEETAKCLAHFDASGKYQKTDCFDTSKYEKKSVNVEVKNINGKTTGTVTKTENGKTTTEVFEGTEEEVLAKVEAAK from the coding sequence ATGAATGCATTTATGATTTACCTGCCAATTGTCATGGCAGTTTTAGGATTACTTTTCATGGGAATAAAAAGGACTTGGGTTTTAAAACAAGACGCTGGAGACGGTAAAATGAAAGAGATTTCAGATTACATCTACGAAGGAGCCTTAGCCTTCCTAAAAGCCGAATACAAACTGTTAACCATCTTTGTAATTATTGCCAGCTTAGCTTTGGCAGGAATCACTTTTATTCCGGGAGTAAAAACCCATTTATTAATTGTAATTGCCTTTATTTTTGGTGCATTATTTTCTGCTTACGCCGGAAATATTGGAATGAAAATAGCAACTAAAACAAACGTAAGAACTACTCAGGCCGCGCGTACAAGTTTACCGCAGGCATTAAAAGTTTCTTTTGGCGGCGGCACCGTAATGGGTTTAGGCGTTGCTGGATTAGCAGTATTAGGTTTAACAGCCTTTTTTATAATTTTCTTTAATTTATTTTCTGGCGGAGTCTGGAAAGATACCGAAACAATGACCGTTGTTTTAGAAACTTTAGCGGGATTTTCGCTTGGTGCAGAATCAATTGCTTTGTTTGCCAGAGTTGGAGGCGGAATCTACACAAAAGCAGCCGATGTTGGTGCTGACTTAGTTGGTAAAGTTGAAGCTGGAATTCCAGAAGATGATCCGCGTAATCCTGCAACAATTGCAGATAACGTTGGAGATAACGTAGGTGATGTTGCCGGTATGGGAGCTGATTTATTTGGTTCGTATGTGGCAACCGTTTTGGCCGCAATGGTTCTAGGGAATTATGTTATAAAAGATATGGGCGGCAGTATTAATGACGCTTTTGGCGGTATTGGACCAATTTTACTTCCAATGGCAATTGCCGGTTTCGGAATTTTATTCTCAATTATTGGAACAACTTTAGTGAAAATTTCAGATGATAATGCTAAAGAAGCACAAGTACAGAAAGCATTAAATATAGGAAACTGGGTTTCAATTGTTTTAACAGCTGTAGCTTGTTTCTTTTTAGTACAGCACATGCTTCCTGAAACGATGCAGATGAGTTTCTTTGGAGAAGGATCAAAAGCCATTTCATCAATGCGTGTTTTTTACGCGACTTTGGTTGGATTAGTTGTTGGAGGTGCTATCTCATCAGTAACTGAATATTATACCGGATTAGGAACAAAACCAGTAATGGCTATTGTTCAAAAATCATCTACAGGAGCAGGAACTAACGTAATTGCAGGTTTAGCAACAGGAATGATTTCGACTTTTCCAACCGTATTATTGTTTGCTGTAGCAATTTGGATTTCGTATGCTTTAGCAGGATTCTATGGAGTAGCTTTAGCGGCTTCGGCCATGATGGCTACAACAGCAATGCAATTGGCAATTGATGCTTTTGGGCCAATATCTGACAACGCTGGTGGAATCGCCGAAATGAGCGAATTACCAAAAGAGGTTCGCACCAGAACCGATATTTTAGATTCAGTAGGAAACACAACTGCAGCAACCGGAAAAGGATTTGCGATTGCTTCTGCAGCTTTAACTTCATTAGCCTTATTTGCTGCTTACGTAACTTTTACAGGAATTGATGGAATTAATATTTTTAAGGCGCCAGTTTTAGCCATGTTATTTGTGGGTGGAATGATTCCGGTAGTTTTCTCAGCTTTAGCGATGAATTCTGTTGGAAAAGCCGCAATGGATATGGTTTACGAAGTACGTCGTCAGTTTAAGGAAATTCCGGGAATTATGGAAGGAACCGGAAAACCGGAGTATGGAAAATGTGTTGAAATTTCTACAAAAGCTGCTTTGCGTGAAATGATGCTTCCGGGAATTTTAACGATTGGTTTTCCAATTGCAATTGTACTTTTAGGAAAATTAGTTTACTCAGATAATAACCAGTTAATTGCTGAAATGCTAGGCGGATATATGGCTGGAGTTACGGTTTCTGGAGTTCTTTGGGCTGTTTTTCAAAACAACGCCGGAGGTGCGTGGGACAATGCTAAAAAATCTTTTGAAGCCGGAGTTATGATCAATGGAGAAATGACATACAAAGGTTCTGATGCACATAAAGCAGCGGTTACGGGAGATACAGTTGGAGATCCATTTAAAGATACTTCAGGACCTTCAATGAATATTTTAATCAAATTAACGTGTTTAATTGGATTGGTAATTGCACCAATTTTAGGAGAAGGACATTCTCCATCAGACATTGCAGGAAAAGCTTCTTGCTGTGCAAAAATAGAAATGCATGCCGGAGTTTCTAAATGCGGTGATATGTCTGGAATGACAAAAGAAGAATGTATTAAAATGTGTAAAGAAAAAGGCTGTTCGCCAGAAGAAACAGCAAAATGTCTGGCTCATTTTGATGCAAGTGGAAAATATCAAAAAACAGACTGTTTTGATACAAGTAAATATGAGAAAAAATCAGTTAATGTTGAAGTGAAAAATATAAACGGAAAAACCACAGGAACTGTTACTAAAACAGAAAATGGTAAAACAACAACCGAAGTTTTCGAAGGAACCGAAGAAGAAGTTTTAGCAAAAGTGGAAGCCGCTAAATAA
- a CDS encoding bifunctional nuclease family protein, whose translation MSLVKLSIKGISYSQTQNGAYALILNEVDGERKLPIVIGAFEAQSIAIALEKEIKPPRPLTHDLFKNFAERFDIVVKQVIIHKLVDGVFYSSLICERDKIEEIIDARTSDAIALALRFNAPIFTYKNILDKAGIYLKSNTADSDQGSQEIDDVLSNPETFGHEEETNQSGDVYAKHSLQELNELLDQAVSQEDYEKAAKIRDEISRR comes from the coding sequence ATGAGTCTAGTAAAATTATCTATAAAAGGAATTTCATACAGTCAAACTCAAAATGGCGCTTATGCCTTAATTTTGAATGAAGTTGATGGTGAAAGAAAATTACCTATTGTTATTGGCGCTTTCGAAGCCCAATCCATAGCTATTGCCTTAGAAAAAGAAATAAAACCACCACGTCCGTTAACACACGATTTGTTTAAAAACTTCGCAGAAAGATTTGATATCGTGGTAAAACAAGTAATCATTCATAAACTTGTTGACGGCGTTTTTTATTCAAGCTTAATCTGCGAAAGAGATAAAATTGAAGAAATTATTGATGCCAGAACATCAGATGCTATTGCATTAGCTCTGCGTTTCAACGCTCCAATTTTTACTTACAAAAATATCTTAGACAAAGCCGGAATTTATTTAAAATCAAATACTGCAGATTCTGATCAGGGATCTCAGGAAATTGATGATGTACTTTCTAACCCGGAAACTTTTGGACACGAGGAAGAAACAAACCAATCCGGAGATGTTTACGCAAAACATAGTTTACAAGAACTAAATGAGCTTTTAGATCAGGCCGTTTCTCAGGAAGATTATGAAAAAGCAGCAAAAATTAGAGACGAAATCTCTAGAAGATAA
- a CDS encoding DNA-3-methyladenine glycosylase family protein has product MQEAIDFLTNKNPIFREIIEKYGLPPIPKRPQGFETLVLLILEQQVSIDSAKATFLKIKEYTTCNPETMVILPDEEYRNLGVSRQKTKYIKILAEAILNKELDVESLASKPAKQVREELIKLKGIGNWTIDIYLMFCLQEPDLIPLGDIAVVNTIKELLDIHDKQEMEIHAEQWSPYRSYATYLLWHYYLNKRNRKITY; this is encoded by the coding sequence ATGCAGGAAGCTATCGATTTTCTAACCAATAAAAATCCAATCTTTCGGGAGATAATCGAAAAATATGGATTGCCGCCCATTCCAAAACGGCCTCAGGGGTTTGAAACTTTGGTGTTATTAATTTTGGAACAGCAGGTTTCTATAGATTCGGCGAAAGCCACATTCTTAAAAATAAAAGAATATACAACCTGCAATCCTGAAACGATGGTCATTTTACCTGATGAAGAATATCGAAATCTTGGAGTGAGCCGTCAAAAAACAAAATACATTAAAATTTTAGCCGAAGCAATTTTGAACAAAGAGTTAGATGTTGAAAGTTTAGCTTCAAAACCAGCAAAGCAGGTTCGTGAAGAACTTATTAAATTGAAAGGAATTGGAAACTGGACAATTGATATTTATTTAATGTTTTGTCTTCAGGAACCGGATTTGATTCCGTTAGGCGATATTGCAGTTGTAAATACCATTAAAGAACTGCTGGATATTCATGATAAACAAGAAATGGAAATACATGCAGAACAGTGGAGTCCTTATAGATCTTATGCGACCTATTTGCTCTGGCATTATTATTTAAATAAGCGAAATAGGAAAATTACATATTAA
- a CDS encoding DUF5686 and carboxypeptidase-like regulatory domain-containing protein translates to MKRTILLSLFFVFAFAAIVTAQTKVSGIVLDKSNQPIPFANVVFKGSNIGIVSNEDGRFYLESSETYTALLVSSAGFSDKEVPLEKAVNYNFKIVLSEPEALSEVVIYTGKTSKKNNPALDILRKIWERKRKNGLYQFNQYQMQKYEKVEFDMNTIDSAFMKNKLFKGMEFVFNHVDTSEVTGKTYLPIFINESVYDVYGDNRIKKVKENLTGNKMSGFNGNQQILAFVKDLYSDYNIYDNHLKFFDKSFTSPLSRTGIDVYNYVLKDSAYIDKKWCFNIVFYPRRKNELTFKGDFWVNDTTFAIKKINMGVTKSANINWVKDIYIEQEFEVENDSVFLLTRDYMMSDFALNKKEKSKGVYGKRTTLYRNHKFNIQKPEKFYKEEVNFIDNAVYERPPEFWEENRFEKLNKDEAGIYKMLDTLQTVKRFKQLYNLVSILGSGYIEFKNFDYGPIYSTFGYNEVEGLRLRVGGRTYFGPNDPWRLQAYTAYGFDDNKFKYGVSGKWMIDKKKRIIISGGNRRDIEQIGASLTTTNDILGRSFASSALFTTGSNGKLTNINLSNVSIEMEPKKNFLVSAGFSYRTLESASKTFSLDYYTTLPSVSDPMGVIKSDVKQSEANIQFEYMPNRKTIGYGVERDLVDSPFSHFFVNFSYGLKGVLDSDFAYEKIQVFYKQPIIIGPLGRSNIILETGKTFGTIPLGLMSVIPGNQTYFTIENTFSNLNFYEFVTDQYTTLQWNHDFGGRLFARIPFMRKLNWREFVGVRAVHGTISKANREINASGLPYNAPENVYWEYNAGIGNIFKVFRLDFSWRGNYLDMPDAHKFAIKGSFGFYF, encoded by the coding sequence ATGAAAAGAACAATTTTACTCAGCCTATTTTTTGTATTCGCATTTGCGGCTATTGTTACTGCACAAACAAAAGTGAGTGGAATTGTTTTGGACAAGTCTAATCAGCCGATACCATTTGCAAATGTTGTTTTTAAAGGTTCAAATATTGGAATTGTTTCTAACGAAGACGGTCGTTTTTATTTAGAATCATCAGAAACTTATACAGCATTATTGGTGAGTTCTGCGGGATTTTCAGATAAAGAAGTTCCTTTGGAAAAAGCAGTGAATTATAACTTTAAAATCGTTTTAAGCGAACCAGAAGCATTAAGTGAAGTTGTAATTTATACGGGTAAAACTTCAAAAAAGAATAATCCGGCATTGGATATTTTGAGAAAAATATGGGAGAGAAAGCGTAAAAACGGGCTTTACCAATTTAATCAATATCAAATGCAGAAGTACGAAAAAGTTGAGTTTGACATGAACACAATTGACAGTGCTTTTATGAAAAATAAACTCTTTAAAGGAATGGAGTTTGTTTTTAATCATGTTGATACTTCAGAAGTTACAGGAAAAACCTATCTGCCTATTTTCATTAACGAATCGGTTTATGATGTTTACGGAGATAACAGAATAAAGAAAGTAAAAGAAAACCTTACCGGAAATAAAATGTCTGGTTTTAATGGAAACCAACAGATTTTAGCTTTCGTAAAAGACCTTTATTCAGATTACAATATCTACGATAATCACCTTAAATTTTTTGATAAAAGTTTTACCAGTCCGCTTTCAAGAACCGGAATTGATGTTTACAATTACGTATTGAAAGACAGTGCTTATATTGATAAAAAATGGTGCTTTAATATTGTTTTTTATCCAAGACGTAAAAACGAATTAACTTTTAAAGGAGATTTCTGGGTAAACGATACCACTTTTGCGATCAAGAAAATTAATATGGGCGTTACTAAAAGTGCCAATATTAACTGGGTAAAAGATATTTATATCGAGCAGGAGTTTGAAGTAGAAAACGATTCTGTTTTCCTTTTAACCCGCGATTACATGATGTCTGATTTTGCTTTGAATAAAAAAGAAAAATCAAAAGGAGTTTATGGAAAACGAACGACCTTGTATCGTAATCATAAATTCAACATTCAAAAACCCGAAAAATTTTATAAAGAAGAAGTCAATTTCATAGATAATGCGGTCTATGAACGACCGCCGGAATTTTGGGAAGAAAATCGTTTTGAGAAATTAAATAAAGACGAAGCGGGTATTTATAAAATGCTCGATACACTGCAGACGGTCAAACGATTTAAGCAGCTGTATAATCTCGTCTCCATTTTAGGAAGCGGTTATATCGAATTTAAGAACTTCGATTACGGTCCTATTTATTCTACATTTGGTTATAATGAAGTCGAAGGTTTAAGGCTGAGAGTAGGAGGAAGAACGTATTTTGGACCTAATGATCCTTGGCGTTTGCAGGCTTATACAGCATACGGATTTGACGATAATAAATTCAAATACGGAGTTTCTGGTAAATGGATGATCGACAAGAAAAAACGTATTATTATTTCTGGAGGAAACAGGCGGGATATTGAACAAATTGGAGCCAGTTTAACCACAACAAATGATATTTTAGGACGAAGTTTTGCATCGTCGGCCTTGTTTACAACCGGAAGCAACGGAAAGCTCACGAATATTAATTTGAGCAACGTTTCTATCGAAATGGAGCCTAAAAAGAATTTTCTTGTTTCGGCAGGATTCTCTTATCGAACATTAGAATCGGCTTCAAAGACATTTAGTCTGGATTATTATACCACTTTGCCAAGTGTATCAGATCCGATGGGAGTGATAAAGAGTGATGTAAAACAATCAGAAGCCAATATCCAATTTGAGTATATGCCAAACCGAAAAACAATTGGTTATGGTGTCGAAAGAGATTTAGTTGACAGTCCTTTTAGTCATTTCTTTGTAAATTTCAGTTATGGTCTTAAAGGAGTTTTAGACAGCGATTTTGCTTACGAAAAAATTCAGGTTTTCTACAAACAGCCTATTATAATTGGACCTTTAGGAAGATCTAATATTATTTTGGAAACAGGAAAAACATTTGGAACAATTCCATTAGGGTTAATGAGTGTAATTCCGGGTAACCAGACTTATTTTACAATTGAAAATACGTTTAGCAACCTTAATTTCTACGAATTTGTAACAGATCAATATACTACTTTGCAGTGGAATCATGATTTTGGAGGAAGATTATTCGCGAGAATTCCGTTTATGAGAAAATTAAACTGGAGAGAGTTTGTAGGAGTTAGAGCGGTTCATGGAACTATTTCTAAAGCAAATCGCGAAATAAACGCTTCTGGACTTCCTTATAATGCACCAGAAAATGTATATTGGGAATACAATGCCGGAATTGGAAATATCTTTAAAGTCTTCCGTCTTGATTTTTCTTGGAGAGGAAACTATTTAGATATGCCGGATGCTCATAAATTTGCTATCAAAGGATCTTTCGGGTTCTATTTTTAA
- a CDS encoding electron transfer flavoprotein subunit alpha/FixB family protein encodes MSILIYAESAEGKFKKVAFELASYAKKVAESLGTTVTALTVNISDVSELGKYGVDKVLKVNNDKLAGFTAKAYADVIKQAAEKEGTKVVLLSSTTDSIYLSSLVAVALNAGFASNVVGLPVSTSPFQVKRNAFSNKAFNITQIDTDVKVLGLAKNSYGIFESAGAAAAEDFNPTLGDNDFGIKVDSVEKVSGKVSIADADIVVSGGRGLKGPENWGLVEDLAAVLGAATACSKPVSDLGWRPHSEHVGQTGKPVATNLYIAIGISGAIQHIAGINSSKVKVVINNDPEAPFFKVADYGVVGDAFEIVPQLTEKLKAFKAQHS; translated from the coding sequence ATGTCAATATTAATATATGCAGAATCTGCAGAAGGAAAATTTAAAAAAGTAGCTTTCGAATTAGCTTCTTATGCAAAAAAAGTAGCCGAAAGTTTAGGAACAACTGTTACAGCTTTGACAGTAAACATCAGCGACGTAAGCGAATTAGGCAAATACGGAGTTGATAAAGTACTAAAAGTAAACAACGATAAATTAGCTGGTTTTACTGCTAAGGCATATGCCGATGTAATTAAACAAGCTGCTGAAAAAGAAGGAACAAAAGTAGTTTTACTTTCTTCTACAACAGACAGTATTTACCTTTCATCATTAGTTGCAGTAGCTTTAAATGCAGGTTTTGCATCAAATGTTGTGGGATTACCAGTTAGTACTTCTCCATTTCAGGTAAAAAGAAATGCTTTCTCAAACAAAGCTTTCAACATTACACAAATCGATACAGATGTAAAAGTTCTTGGTCTTGCTAAAAACTCTTACGGAATTTTCGAAAGTGCCGGAGCTGCAGCTGCAGAAGATTTTAACCCGACACTTGGAGACAACGACTTTGGAATTAAAGTAGATTCTGTTGAAAAAGTTTCTGGAAAAGTTTCTATTGCCGATGCTGATATCGTAGTATCAGGAGGACGCGGATTGAAAGGTCCGGAAAACTGGGGATTAGTTGAAGATCTTGCTGCTGTTTTAGGCGCTGCAACTGCATGTTCTAAACCAGTTTCAGATTTAGGATGGAGACCTCACAGCGAGCACGTTGGACAAACAGGAAAACCAGTTGCAACTAACTTATATATTGCAATAGGCATCTCTGGAGCTATTCAGCACATTGCCGGTATCAACTCATCAAAAGTAAAAGTAGTGATCAATAACGATCCTGAAGCTCCTTTCTTTAAAGTTGCTGATTACGGAGTTGTTGGTGATGCTTTTGAAATTGTACCGCAATTAACAGAGAAATTAAAAGCTTTTAAAGCTCAGCATTCTTAA
- a CDS encoding pyruvate dehydrogenase complex E1 component subunit beta has protein sequence MRTIQFREAICEAMSEEMRRDESIYLMGEEVAEYNGAYKASKGMLAEFGEKRVIDTPIAELGFSGIAVGSAMNGNRPIVEYMTFNFCLVGIDQIINNAAKMRQMTGGQFNVPIVFRGPTASAGQLGATHSQALENWFANTPGLKVVVPSTPYDAKGLLKSAIRDNDPVIFMESEQMYGDKGEVPDGEYTIPLGVADVKREGTDVTIVSFGKIIKEAFIAADELAKEGISCEIIDLRTVRPMDKDAILKSVKKTNRLVILEEAWPVASLSSEISYIVQEQAFDFLDAPIQRITTADTPAPYSPVLLKDWLPNAGDVVKAVKKVLYK, from the coding sequence ATGAGAACAATACAATTTAGAGAGGCCATTTGTGAAGCAATGAGCGAAGAAATGCGCCGCGATGAATCCATATATTTAATGGGAGAAGAGGTTGCAGAATACAACGGAGCTTACAAAGCTTCAAAAGGAATGCTTGCTGAGTTTGGTGAAAAGAGAGTGATCGATACTCCAATCGCTGAGCTTGGATTTTCAGGAATTGCAGTAGGTTCTGCAATGAATGGAAACCGCCCAATTGTAGAATATATGACATTCAACTTCTGTTTAGTTGGTATTGATCAAATTATAAATAACGCTGCTAAAATGCGTCAAATGACAGGAGGACAGTTTAATGTGCCTATTGTTTTCCGCGGACCAACGGCTTCTGCTGGTCAATTAGGAGCTACTCACTCACAAGCTTTAGAAAACTGGTTTGCTAATACTCCAGGTCTTAAAGTTGTTGTTCCTTCAACTCCTTACGATGCAAAAGGACTTTTAAAATCAGCAATTCGTGATAATGATCCGGTTATTTTCATGGAATCTGAGCAAATGTACGGAGACAAAGGTGAAGTGCCAGACGGAGAATACACAATTCCTCTAGGTGTTGCTGATGTTAAACGTGAAGGAACTGATGTAACTATCGTTTCTTTTGGAAAAATCATCAAAGAAGCTTTTATCGCTGCTGATGAATTAGCTAAAGAAGGAATTTCATGTGAAATTATCGATTTAAGAACTGTTCGTCCAATGGATAAAGATGCGATCTTAAAATCGGTTAAAAAAACAAACCGTTTAGTAATTCTTGAAGAAGCTTGGCCGGTTGCCAGCCTTTCTTCTGAAATTTCTTATATCGTTCAGGAGCAGGCATTCGATTTCCTTGATGCGCCAATTCAACGTATTACAACTGCAGATACTCCTGCGCCGTATTCTCCAGTATTGCTTAAAGACTGGTTGCCAAATGCAGGTGATGTAGTAAAAGCAGTTAAAAAAGTGTTATACAAATAG
- a CDS encoding electron transfer flavoprotein subunit beta/FixA family protein translates to MKILVCISHVPDTTSKINFTNGDSEFDTNGVQYVINPNDEFGLTRAIWFQEQQGANVTVVNVGGPDTEPTLRKALAIGANEAIRVNANPTDGFFVAKQLAEVIKNGGYDLVIAGKESLDYNGGMVPGMIAGILGSNFLNSCTNLTVDGNNVKAVREIDGGKETVSTTLPLIIGAQKGLVEEKDLRIPNMRGIMTARTKALTILEPVDAPVNTKAVKFEKPAPKSAVKLVSADNLDELINLLHNEAKVI, encoded by the coding sequence ATGAAAATACTAGTTTGCATCAGCCATGTGCCTGATACTACTTCAAAAATCAACTTCACCAACGGTGACTCAGAATTTGACACCAACGGCGTACAATATGTAATTAATCCTAACGACGAATTCGGCCTTACACGTGCTATCTGGTTCCAAGAACAGCAAGGTGCAAATGTAACAGTTGTAAACGTTGGAGGTCCTGATACTGAACCAACATTGCGTAAAGCATTGGCAATTGGAGCAAACGAAGCAATTCGTGTAAATGCAAACCCTACTGATGGTTTTTTTGTTGCAAAACAATTAGCAGAAGTTATTAAAAATGGTGGTTATGATTTAGTAATTGCAGGAAAAGAATCTTTAGACTACAACGGCGGAATGGTTCCTGGAATGATTGCTGGTATTTTAGGTTCTAACTTCTTAAACTCTTGCACAAACTTAACTGTTGACGGAAATAATGTAAAAGCAGTTCGTGAGATTGACGGCGGAAAAGAAACTGTAAGCACTACTCTGCCTTTAATTATTGGCGCTCAAAAAGGTCTTGTTGAAGAAAAAGATTTACGTATCCCGAATATGAGAGGAATCATGACAGCAAGAACTAAAGCTTTAACTATTCTTGAGCCAGTTGACGCTCCTGTAAATACAAAAGCAGTGAAATTTGAAAAACCAGCTCCAAAATCAGCAGTGAAATTAGTTTCTGCAGATAATTTAGATGAGTTAATCAACTTATTACACAACGAGGCTAAGGTGATTTAA
- a CDS encoding inorganic diphosphatase, with the protein MTADKLTTFDVLIEIPRGSRNKYEYDFEIKRMRFDRMLFSSMMYPADYGFIPETLALDGDPLDVLVLVNEPTFPGCVMEVKPIGVFHMADDKGPDEKIICVPVSDPIWNSLNDLSDINPHLVKEIEHFFQVYKDLENKKVDVEGWGDVKEAYEIIAECTKRFDDIENKPAGLFSIK; encoded by the coding sequence ATGACCGCAGACAAACTAACAACTTTCGATGTATTAATCGAAATACCAAGAGGAAGCAGAAATAAATATGAGTACGATTTTGAAATCAAAAGAATGCGTTTCGACAGAATGTTATTCTCTTCAATGATGTACCCTGCAGATTACGGATTTATTCCAGAAACTTTAGCTCTTGACGGTGATCCTCTTGATGTATTGGTTTTAGTAAATGAACCAACTTTCCCTGGATGTGTTATGGAAGTAAAACCAATTGGTGTTTTCCATATGGCAGATGATAAAGGACCAGACGAAAAAATTATTTGTGTACCAGTTTCAGATCCAATCTGGAATTCATTAAACGATCTTTCTGATATTAACCCTCACTTAGTAAAAGAAATTGAGCATTTCTTCCAGGTTTATAAAGATCTTGAAAACAAAAAAGTTGATGTTGAAGGATGGGGAGATGTAAAAGAGGCTTACGAAATTATTGCAGAGTGCACTAAGCGTTTTGATGATATTGAAAATAAACCAGCAGGATTATTTAGTATTAAATAA